In Takifugu flavidus isolate HTHZ2018 chromosome 1, ASM371156v2, whole genome shotgun sequence, the DNA window TAAAAGTTATGCATTCATGTTTGGACATTGCTGGAGACATCATGTTTATGACAGAGTTGTATTCTTCCTTTAAGCAAAAACACTCTTAGATCAAACTTTTTCTACTATTACATGATCTGACTGTTTCAAAAGAAAGTTGCTTTAGCTAAAAATGTGAGTGATGGTGACTCAAAAATGCATTAGCACTATTGCCATCTGTCATTGTAATGCAAGACTCACAAACAAGGTTTAAGGACATCATACTGAGTATTTCTTTGAATCATAATAACAAAAGGATTTGTAGGAAAACAACCACAACAGCAAAAGTGAAAAATTCAAAGATGAGTGAGAACATGTGAGTGAGGGAAATGACATGTACTCCAGGGACATAAATTCCAAAATTGATACCTAAAGAATTAAAATTGGTTAAATGCACCTTGTGCGTGGGTCAGTTTTCAACCTTGAATGcaatattgaaaaaaaaagaaaattgtttgTTGTCATATGGTGTGATCAATTTCCAGTAGTATCAAATATCAGCAGTTTGATCATACATTTACTTTATAATCTGATTTTGCTTTACAGTAGAAttttgtttatatatatatatattagatgATGCCCCAAATCATGAAATTCAGTTTAAATAATTATGTTATGCCTTGTGAACAGTCTTAATATTTCTCTTCTAATCTGTTCTAACTTCAGCCCATACACAAGAGGGTTTAAAACTGGTGGAATCACAACAAACTCCAGTGAAAAAATGACAGCCAAAAATGGATTTATCTCCTCGATATTATTGCGGCTCAGGGCTATATCACAAAAAACTGTTAGAGAATTAATGACAAATGAAATAATGTGGGGGACACAGCTCTGAAACACTCTTCGGTTAAATCCTGCAGAACCTTTCCAACAAGTAGCCACAATCTGTATATAGGTGTACAGAACGTACAAAAGTGGGAAAATAATTGTCAATATTGTCAGAAACATGCCATAAATATTGTTTACAATAGTGGAAACACATGACAATTTTACCACGTTCCAGTTGCCACAAAATACCCTTTTAATCTCATTGCCACATAATGGAAGCCTGACGGACAGATACAGGCCAACTGCTATAGTAAAAACTGGAATGAGACAAGCTGAGGATGCCAGCAGCACAACAGTTTTATGTGTCATCTTTCTGTGGTAATGTAAAGGATTACAAATAGCAACATGTCTGTCATAAGCAATAATACCTAGAATggtcatttcaaatgaaatatATGTGTAGAAAACGTAAATCTGAGTGAAACATGCACTACGTGACATAAAGTGAGTATCAAGAAGAAGGTCCATGAGGAATCTGGGAAAGAAGCCGGTGGAACCGTACAGAGAGTTGACCGATAGAAGAGCTATGAATATGTACATTGGCTCATGCAGAGTTCTCTCTCGTGATACCACCAAGATTATGACAAAGTTAGCAGAGATCATGAAGCTGTAGAGCAGTAGGCAGAAAACAAAGGCCAGGTATCGGTAGTGCCCAATGTTCACGAACATCGTGAGGTTGAAGTGAAAAGACGCTGAGTTGTTTTCCATccaaaaaacagaggaaaattcAGGATTTCTCTTGTCTTCTATCTCTTACTGCTGTTGTGAAAAACCGTGCCTAGATCAGCATAAGCAGCAGAAGCATAATTACTGGAACACAGATCACGAGCATACCGATCACTTCATTGAATTCACCAAACTTACAGTGAATGGTTGTCAGGTGTGTTGATCAAGACAACAGAACTGTAGGCGGTGGaagattattattatcatcatcatcgtgtGGTTTGAGATTAGGTCACCTGCAGAGGGTGGAGCTAGGAGCTTTAGGCCACACCCCTAATAATTTTGCATTAAGGTAtatgatttttgttttcattttgtgggTGGGGGGTAGGTACATGACAACTTcacttttcaaaaaaaaaatatgatggGAAAGTAGTTCTCTTAGCTCCATTATGATAAGTTACAACtgcatttctatctttgtattcatgttcaaaataaaaaaagtctgAGAAGTAATAAACCAGCGGTTGTACAACCGATGGTGCATAAGGTAACTGAAAGCATGGATAAAGGAAGGATGTTAAAAACACATATAATCAGTTTGATTAAACTGCCACCCCCAAACTGCCAGATCCATCATTAAATTTAGAAAATGCCTAGTTTGATGATGTTTAATGCACTTACATGGGATGACAGTTGTTGAACTGGTCTAAATTGCCCATAGGAGTTAATGTGAGtgtaaatgttttctttctctctataTTAGCCCTGTGATTAGCAGATGCTtgtcaattaatcaatcaaccaatcaatcaatcaatctttatttatatagtgtctgttacaatcaaaattgtttcttggtgctttacagaatcccagggcctgaccccaaacaagcaacagtggcatggaaaaactcccctttaacaggaagaaaccatgagcaggaccaggctcatataggggaaacctcctgctgatggccggctgggtagagacagaggagaagggggaggacaggtagaggagagaatataTAGAACACacatattaattaaaatatgcTGCTGCTAGAGTCGGGTTGGGTGAGTCAGGATGTAACACCCTCTCTCACAAAGCTGGCATAGGCTGCCTTGGTTTTGTCGCATTATTGGGTTTGCTGATATTACCGATTTGCTGATTTATCTACTAGACCTGTGTTGAAAAATACATTCTAATGGAGGAGAGATGCATACAATTTGGTATTTACCGGTAAATGTGCTCAGAAAGGGGCACAAGGGAAGTGGAACAACAGGAGGGTTTAAAAATTGGAAGCAGGAACTTCACAGGAACCCTTCTCACTTGGTCCTCTCCATGGTTGTTTCTCCACTACAGGGTAGTGCCCCTCGGCATCATAATGAGTTTCGATTGTGACGTCACCAGGACAAataagaaataatagaaaaagtAAACAATGAGGAAGAAGATAAATATGAAAGGAGCTGAGGCGGTGTAATATATTAAGAGAATATGATTTCCTTCACCTCTGTGAAACAAGCAGCTACGGAGGTTTGTCTGCAGGGTATGTTTTTTGTTCCAATCTGGCGCTGCAAGCTGCATCTGTGTCAAAATATATAAGTAAATAGCACGTGTTGTGAAACttctaaaatacaaaacaatggAGGACGTTGCCTTGTTTCTGGTTTGTGCACGTCAAAAATGGTGGTGGATGTGTCTGCTTAGATAATTCTCCTCTTCTGCCTGGTTCCACATCACAGCCTGTTCTCGGTTTAGTCATCAGCACTTAGCAAACCTTAAGTCTCAACACAGGAGTTTTTCAGGGCCAATGTAAGTACCTACCCTGGATCAGTGACTGAGGATAGACCCtgtaaaagttcctgtaaatggcaGTTTGCAGGATGACTAAAGATGTTGGGTTACAGTATTTttagaatataaaatataattcACAATCTCAGTGAATTATTCATAGTTCACTTTAAAAGCGATCCTTATCTGTCTGCCTCAAATGCCTCGTTTATTTCCTGTCAAAATGTCTTACTGGGGCtgattttatttcagtgtttcaaGCGCAAGATCCTGATGATCTGTCTTCTGATCTCTGGTAACTTCAGACCGTAGATAAAAGGATTCAGTGCTGGTGGAATGATGACAAATCCTATAGACAGAATTACAGCCAGGAACGGATTGATCTCCTCCACATTTTGACGACTCAACACCGTATCACTAAACGACGTGATTATATAAACCATAAAAGAAATAAGATGTGGAAGGCAGCTCTGCACAACCTTTCCCCGAACATTCAATGTCTTTCTCCAGCATGCGATCACAATTCTGGCATAAGTGTACAATATAAATCCAGAGGAAACGGTCATTAAAAGCACAACCCACATCATAGCAACTGTATTATTGTTAAAATTAGAAAAACATGATAATTTTACAATGTTCCAGCTGGCACAGTAAACCTTCTGCACATTATTACCACAGAGAGGAATTCTGACTAGCATAATAATTGTTACTGACAGgttaaaagcaggaaaaacccAGGCAAAAACCGACAACGCACACACAGTTTTGGGTGTCATCTTTCTGCTGTAGTGTAGTGGCTGGCACACAGCGATGCATCTGTCATACGCCATGATGCTCAGGATGGTCACTTCATAAGTGGCGTATGTGTATATCACATAAATCTGTGAATAACAAGCTGCATATGAGATTAAATGAACATCAGACAAAAGATCCATGAGAAACCTGGGGAAGAAACCAGCAGAACCGTATAGAGAGTTGACTGATAGAAATGCAATGAAAATATACATGGGCTCATGCAGGCTTCTCTCCTGTGTTATAATCCATATCATAGTGACATTTGAGAATACAATTAATGCATAGGTCAAGAGACAAAAGGCAAAGGCTAAATAACGAACATTTCCAATCATGATGAACATGGTCAGGTTAAAGTAAAGGACAGTTTCATTTCCCATATTCTGAATGCGTTTTTCAGAGCCTGTTTAGAAAATGATTCCCAACTATGATTCGTCGGTGGTTGAGGTTCAGGTCAACCAATGAATAAATGTTCTACGTAGAACTACCTGTCTTTTATCTCGTCCAACATTTGGCCCCAGGAGAATCTGATAGACAAATGTCTAATGCAATACGGATACCCTCCCCATCCAAAGTTCTTGAAAGAAGGGCAGGAACTCCCTGGACATTTAGTCTCTGAAAATTTTAACTCACCATAACGACAAATCAATGGGAGTCCTGCGCTTGTTTCTCTGCAACGAGACAGTCCTAtctgggagtgatgggagacaatgacACCCGAAATGTGTTGCTTATGCCCAGTCTACTCCATTATTTTGTTTTAGTTGCTGTCACTGCAGAAAATCCCGCTTCACACAGATAGAATGTTGGAAATGGCAAGCgtgttttcagtgctgtggtggCGATTTCAGGGtattctgccatgactttaatccagaataTTGGACCACAAGTTACGATGCTCTCAGTGCgttcacatttactgatgtggtGGCCCTTCTTCTGCCCattgtgttcctgttttttttttttcctttcaaaatacTCCACGGGCTTGTCTTTTAAACTAGGgttcacaatttttttttttaagacgtCTGTTTCTTACTCATTTTGCTCGCTTGTGGGTTCAGTTTTGGCGCTTAAGACGTAACCAAGAGAATCCGGTCATTTCCCAAAATGTTTTTCAGAACAAAAGATCATTCAGACTCAGATAATGCATAAAacggaaatatttaattatttgtttTGCGGCCCAGTACCAACTGATCCACAGACCAGTACCGGTCCGCGGCCCGGTGGTTGGGGACAACTGACCTAGAGGCACACagttgtttcttcctgttagttTCAGGCTCCCTTGAGAGGAGGTTCTGAAAAAATGGCAAGTAATGGCAAAATCCATAACTTTTTCAAGACAATGGAAGTGACATTTGATAATCAGATAGCCAATACAGGAGGAGCAAGCTGCATACAACATTTGTAATCAAGTGGTATTTCTTTAAATAATTTATATAAGGTTCTTTGCTGAGGTA includes these proteins:
- the LOC130529825 gene encoding olfactory receptor 52E4-like, whose amino-acid sequence is MENNSASFHFNLTMFVNIGHYRYLAFVFCLLLYSFMISANFVIILVVSRERTLHEPMYIFIALLSVNSLYGSTGFFPRFLMDLLLDTHFMSRSACFTQIYVFYTYISFEMTILGIIAYDRHVAICNPLHYHRKMTHKTVVLLASSACLIPVFTIAVGLYLSVRLPLCGNEIKRVFCGNWNVVKLSCVSTIVNNIYGMFLTILTIIFPLLYVLYTYIQIVATCWKGSAGFNRRVFQSCVPHIISFVINSLTVFCDIALSRNNIEEINPFLAVIFSLEFVVIPPVLNPLVYGLKLEQIRREILRLFTRHNIII
- the LOC130529506 gene encoding olfactory receptor 51E1-like, with the protein product MGNETVLYFNLTMFIMIGNVRYLAFAFCLLTYALIVFSNVTMIWIITQERSLHEPMYIFIAFLSVNSLYGSAGFFPRFLMDLLSDVHLISYAACYSQIYVIYTYATYEVTILSIMAYDRCIAVCQPLHYSRKMTPKTVCALSVFAWVFPAFNLSVTIIMLVRIPLCGNNVQKVYCASWNIVKLSCFSNFNNNTVAMMWVVLLMTVSSGFILYTYARIVIACWRKTLNVRGKVVQSCLPHLISFMVYIITSFSDTVLSRQNVEEINPFLAVILSIGFVIIPPALNPFIYGLKLPEIRRQIIRILRLKH